The genome window ACACCGCAGTTTTAATGATAAAATGCTGATTGTAATGACCCTATACATCCTGCCCTTTAAACGCTACAAATGCCGCAAATGCGGTTGGGAAGGCCTACGATGGCAAGTAGAAAGAACTAAGCTCCCCAGACCTTGAGGTTGACAGAGGGACCTCCATCTATAAAAACAATGCTGTGGTAAACTTTTGGGGATTCCCCTTTTCAGGGGAATGATTAAAATGAGCTAAACCAACATCGCCAGCGGTTCTTCCAAATAAGCTTTTAGGGTTTGCTATAGTTTTGCGCCTGTTTATTTTTGAAAAATGGAAATTGCGCCCATTTTTCACGGTAAACAAAGCCCTGAGGAAGGATTAATTGTAGGTTACGCAGCAATTATATCGTGAAATATTTCAATGAAATTAGCAGCACCCCCTACACAGCCAGCAAAAAACCTAAACCAACATCGCCAGCAGTGACTGCCTGACAATCTCTATTTATGGAAATAGGATTTTTTAATCCAAAACCTCCCATTGCCCTGCTTTTGTAGAGCCTTTACGTCTAATTTTGTTTTCCTTTTTTAATTTATCCAAATGATATTCTACCCCTCTCCTCGATAAGCCAGTTTTTTCCTGCAATTCTTTTGCTGTAACTTTTGGGTTAGTCTTCATTGCATTTAGAATTATCTCCACAGTTTCTTCCACAGTTTCTTCCACAGTTTCTTCCACAGTTTTCTCCACAGTCCTGTGTAGAACCAAAGTGAATATCCCTTCAGTTTTGAATTGAGGTTCAGGAAGTTGGGCAGCTTTCATTAGATCCTTTATCCGGCCAATGCCAGAGCCTACCTGTTCTACCATGTGGATGCGAACAAACAACCCAAAGATCAGCGGATTGCGACTGTGACTTTTGCTTCCAAAATCGGCCAAAGAAATGGCACTGGTCAGTCCTCCGGGATTACTGATCTCAACCCGGTCTTTAAATAGCTCAATAGTGATTTTAGCACCTTTGTCGTAGTAATCACGGTGAGAGAGCGCATTGATTACAGCTTCTTTTAAAGCCGTTTCGGGTATTTCCCATATCTCCTTTCTCGGGCCACCACCTTCAATTTCGTACCGCACATTCAACTTCTCTTTTAACCATTGCATGGCTTTTTCATATTGCCGCATCAGTGGACCACCAAAGGGTTTGTCGTCTGAAATTTGCGTTTTGGTAGTTCCATCAAACGCAATACAGCGGATAAGCGCGGTTTCAATAAATTGCTCAGGTGCTGTCGCAAAGAACAAAACTCCACCATTTTTCATATTTCCATCAGGAAGCATAAGTTTCAGATTATGCATTATTTGCTCCTGACTTACTGTTTTTGAAAGTCCACTCAATGCCCGAAATTCCTCAAACCATTCTTGATCAATAGCTGAATTCGGTTCAAAATCTATACATGGAGCTTCATCAAAATAAATGCGATCTGACTGC of Chitinophagales bacterium contains these proteins:
- a CDS encoding helix-turn-helix domain-containing protein, which produces MDKKLTAEDIQSIVQAGEGYNAEFKIRVPTKLKEISEEICAFANAAGGVLLIGVSDDNEIHGARVNNEKRSAIQNSINEINPHIAAEMYAVEIEGKTVWAIEVNSGTQKPYVLSGAIHVRQGPNTQKLTTVEQMRDFFQQSDRIYFDEAPCIDFEPNSAIDQEWFEEFRALSGLSKTVSQEQIMHNLKLMLPDGNMKNGGVLFFATAPEQFIETALIRCIAFDGTTKTQISDDKPFGGPLMRQYEKAMQWLKEKLNVRYEIEGGGPRKEIWEIPETALKEAVINALSHRDYYDKGAKITIELFKDRVEISNPGGLTSAISLADFGSKSHSRNPLIFGLFVRIHMVEQVGSGIGRIKDLMKAAQLPEPQFKTEGIFTLVLHRTVEKTVEETVEETVEETVEIILNAMKTNPKVTAKELQEKTGLSRRGVEYHLDKLKKENKIRRKGSTKAGQWEVLD